The Caloenas nicobarica isolate bCalNic1 chromosome 15, bCalNic1.hap1, whole genome shotgun sequence genome includes a region encoding these proteins:
- the BLCAP gene encoding bladder cancer-associated protein, which translates to MYCLQWLLPVLLIPKPLNPALWFSHSMFMGFYLLSFLLERKPCTICALVFLAALFLICYSCWGNCFLYHCTGSQLPESAHDPSIVGT; encoded by the coding sequence ATGTACTGCCTGCAGTGGCTGCTGCCCGTCCTGCTCATACCCAAGCCTCTCAACCCAGCGCTGTGGTTCAGCCACTCCATGTTCATGGGCTTCTACCTGCTGAGTTTCCTCCTGGAACGGAAGCCTTGCACGATTTGTGCCTTGGTCTTCCTGGCAGCTCTGTTCCTcatctgctacagctgctgggGGAACTGCTTCTTGTATCACTGCACAGGATCCCAGTTGCCAGAGTCAGCTCATGATCCCAGTATAGTGGGCACCTAG
- the SRC gene encoding proto-oncogene tyrosine-protein kinase Src, which yields MGSSKSKPKDASQRRRSLEPTDNTHHGGYPASQTPSKAAAPDTHRTPSRSFGTTAAESKLFGGFNTSDTVTSPQRAGALAGGVTTFVALYDYESRTETDLSFKKGERLQIVNNTEGDWWLAHSLTTGQTGYIPSNYVAPSDSIQAEEWYFGKITRRESERLLLNPENPRGTFLVRESETTKGAYCLSVSDFDNAKGLNVKHYKIRKLDNGGFYITSRTQFNSLQQLVAYYSKHADGLCHRLTNVCPTSKPQTQGLAKDAWEIPRESLRLEVKLGQGCFGEVWMGTWNGTTRVAIKTLKPGTMSPEAFLQEAQVMKKLRHEKLVQLYAVVSEEPIYIVTEYMSKGSLLDFLKGEMGKYLRLPQLVDMAAQIASGMAYVERMNYVHRDLRAANILVGENLVCKVADFGLARLIEDNEYTARQGAKFPIKWTAPEAALYGRFTIKSDVWSFGILLTELTTKGRVPYPGMVNREVLDQVERGYRMPCPPECPESLHDLMCQCWRKDPEERPTFEYLQAFLEDYFTSTEPQYQPGENL from the exons ATGGGGAGCAGCAAGAGCAAGCCCAAAGACGCCAGCCAGCGCCGGCGCAGCCTGGAGCCCACCGACAACACCCACCACGGGGGGTACCCGGCCTCGCAGACACCCAGCAAGGCGGCTGCTCCCGACACCCACCGCACCCCCAGCCGCTCCTTCGGGACCACGGCTGCCGAGTCCAAGCTCTTCGGAGGCTTCAACACCTCCGACACGGTCACCTCGCCGCAGCGTGCCGGGGCGCTGGCTG GTGGCGTCACCACCTTTGTGGCCCTCTATGACTATGAGTCCCGGACCGAAACGGACTTGTCCTTCAAGAAAGGAGAGCGCCTACAAATCGTCAACAACAC GGAAGGTGACTGGTGGCTGGCTCATTCCCTCACTACAGGACAGACGGGCTACATCCCCAGTAACTATGTCGCGCCCTCAGACTCCATCCAGGCTGAAGA GTGGTATTTTGGGAAGATCACTCGCCGGGAGTCCGAGCGGCTGCTGCTCAACCCCGAAAACCCCCGAGGGACCTTCCTGGTCCGGGAGAGTGAGACCACGAAAG GTGCCTACTGCCTCTCCGTCTCCGACTTCGACAACGCCAAAGGGCTCAACGTGAAGCACTACAAGATCCGCAAGCTGGACAACGGTGGCTTCTACATCACCTCCCGCACCCAGTTCAacagcctgcagcagctggtggccTATTACTCCA AACACGCCGATGGCTTGTGCCACCGTCTCACCAATGTCTGTCCCACGTCCAAGCCCCAGACCCAAGGCCTGGCCAAGGACGCCTGGGAGATCCCCCGGGAATCGCTGCGGCTGGAGGTCAAGCTGGGGCAGGGCTGCTTCGGAGAGGTGTGGATGG GGACCTGGAATGGCACCACGCGGGTGGCGATCAAGACACTGAAGCCCGGCACCATGTCCCCGGAGGCCTTCCTGCAGGAGGCCCAGGTCATGAAGAAGCTCCGGCATGAGAAGCTGGTTCAGCTCTATGCTGTGGTTTCAGAGGAGCCCATTTATATCGTTACCGAGTACATGAGCAAGG GGAGCCTCCTGGACTTCCTGAAGGGCGAGATGGGCAAGTACCTGCGGCTGCCCCAGCTCGTGGATATGGCGGCTCAG ATCGCATCCGGCATGGCCTACGTGGAGAGGATGAACTACGTCCACCGGGACCTCCGGGCAGCCAACATCCTCGTGGGGGAGAACCTGGTGTGCAAAGTGGCTGACTTCGGCTTGGCACGCCTCATCGAGGACAACGAGTACACGGCTCGGCAAG GTGCCAAGTTCCCCATCAAGTGGACGGCCCCCGAAGCTGCTCTGTACGGCAGGTTTACCATCAAGTCGGACGTCTGGTCCTTTGGCATCCTCTTGACCGAGCTGACCACCAAGGGCAGAGTGCCATACCCAG GGATGGTGAACCGGGAGGTGCTGGACCAGGTGGAGCGGGGGTACCGCATGCCCTGCCCCCCCGAGTGCCCCGAGTCCCTGCACGACCTCATGTGCCAGTGCTGGCGGAAAGACCCAGAGGAGCGACCCACCTTCGAATACCTGCAGGCTTTCCTGGAGGACTACTTCACCTCGACAGAGCCCCAGTACCAGCCCGGCGAGAACCTATAG